A single genomic interval of Streptomyces sp. P9-A2 harbors:
- a CDS encoding IS3 family transposase codes for MADDAFTGVEGVLGVTAACRLTGRSRATHYRRLRPAPPRRPRKPQVQPSALTAEERSAVMELMNSDEYAELAPAQIWARELDAGRYHCSVSTMYRILREKGQSGERRRQATHPAQAVPELVATAPSQVFTWDITKAAGPAKGIWYHAYVIIDIFSRYIVGHTVEAAESAERAEELIRETIVRNGIVPETVHADRGTSMTSKKVSQLLIDLGVTRSHSRPKVSNDNPYSEAQFKTTKYMSDYPERFDSLAHAREWFDAFIAYYNHEHRHSGIGWHTPASVHFGTAEEVRDQRAVTLAEAYARHPERFGRRPRPPEIPQTAWINDPSKRREPAPQTS; via the coding sequence GTGGCCGATGACGCGTTCACCGGCGTCGAGGGCGTGCTGGGTGTGACTGCGGCGTGCCGGCTGACCGGCCGCTCGCGGGCCACCCACTACCGCCGGCTGCGTCCGGCGCCACCACGCCGGCCCCGCAAGCCGCAGGTCCAGCCCTCGGCCCTGACGGCCGAAGAACGGTCTGCGGTAATGGAGTTGATGAACAGCGACGAGTACGCCGAACTGGCGCCCGCGCAGATCTGGGCCCGCGAGCTGGATGCCGGGCGCTACCACTGCTCGGTCTCCACGATGTACCGGATCCTGCGCGAGAAGGGCCAGTCCGGCGAGCGCCGAAGACAGGCCACCCACCCCGCCCAGGCGGTGCCCGAGCTGGTGGCCACCGCCCCGTCGCAGGTGTTCACCTGGGACATCACCAAGGCGGCCGGACCGGCAAAGGGCATCTGGTATCACGCCTACGTCATCATCGACATCTTCAGCCGCTACATCGTCGGCCACACCGTCGAGGCCGCTGAATCGGCCGAACGGGCCGAGGAGTTGATCCGCGAGACCATCGTCCGCAACGGGATCGTGCCCGAGACCGTGCACGCCGACCGCGGCACCTCGATGACGAGCAAGAAGGTCTCCCAGCTGCTGATCGACCTCGGGGTGACAAGGTCGCACTCGCGGCCGAAGGTCTCCAACGACAACCCCTACAGCGAGGCCCAGTTCAAGACCACGAAGTACATGTCGGACTATCCCGAACGGTTCGACTCGCTGGCCCACGCCCGCGAATGGTTCGACGCCTTCATCGCGTACTACAACCACGAGCACCGGCACTCGGGCATCGGCTGGCACACACCCGCCTCCGTCCACTTCGGGACCGCCGAGGAGGTCCGCGACCAGCGCGCGGTCACCCTCGCCGAGGCATACGCCCGCCACCCCGAACGCTTCGGCCGCCGCCCCCGACCACCCGAGATACCCCAGACGGCCTGGATCAACGACCCGTCCAAGCGCCGCGAACCCGCACCACAAACCTCATAG
- a CDS encoding helicase associated domain-containing protein: MSAWDLIVVDEAHRVSGRIGKPWAVVHDNQKIPSLRRLYMTATPRLWQLGDEDEAGAPGELVASMEDDPESPFGSRAFTLTLSEAIDRGICAPYQVVCVDVTDTALQAAQLLGAEGRSAEVRGARLAALQTALVKASAEEGFRRTLVFHHMVKEAEAFAAGLPDVAAQLYASDPELYPKAIWADWLCGDHKPLHRRRLLGEFAAGIATDGTVVEKCFLCSVKVLGEGVDTKNCDSVYWADVRGSMPDLVQAVGRALRMQPGEGKVASLVVPVLLGPGETADNMLTSRAFGGLAKLLEALRAHDARVVEQLAEQQAPSAYKPASKAEQDQESLGEGNGSGGPSAAARKLLKFSTPRDPGQLAAFINLRVLNPEHEHWRRGVEAAVIYARTRGDLKAPFTYRVPGGKDQAVESEGWPASLAGFPLGQWIADNRRFYARGDMDEDRVAQLEKLGMVWSHFDVAWEEGLAAARGWAKEHGHLLAPLDATFQGYRVGIWLKNARAAARKAQEVEQRRAEGLPAGSSAGALSDERREQLEDIDPSWCPSWPVTWQRAFHLVRLHLEAGRPLPTSPGDVVHQGEDLGRWVRSVRLGWDNLTTVQQWMCEHILGIEPAAEDEKPKPRRTQADKWAINYEAARQYYEREGHLQVPRKHIERIVGEDQEARELKLGAWIGNQRSRAATLTPERMEQLSAIGMRWS, translated from the coding sequence TTGTCGGCTTGGGACCTGATCGTCGTGGACGAGGCCCACCGGGTTTCGGGCCGGATCGGGAAGCCGTGGGCGGTCGTGCACGACAACCAGAAGATCCCGTCCCTGCGCCGTCTGTACATGACGGCCACGCCCCGGCTGTGGCAGCTCGGGGACGAGGACGAGGCCGGCGCCCCCGGCGAGCTGGTCGCGAGCATGGAAGACGACCCCGAGAGCCCCTTCGGCAGCAGGGCGTTCACTTTGACGCTCTCGGAGGCCATCGACAGGGGAATCTGTGCCCCCTACCAGGTCGTATGCGTGGACGTCACCGACACCGCGCTCCAGGCCGCACAGCTCCTGGGCGCGGAGGGCCGCTCGGCAGAGGTCCGCGGGGCACGACTCGCCGCACTGCAGACCGCCCTGGTGAAAGCGTCCGCTGAGGAGGGCTTCCGCCGCACGCTGGTCTTCCACCACATGGTGAAGGAGGCCGAAGCCTTCGCGGCCGGCCTCCCCGACGTCGCCGCGCAGCTGTACGCCAGCGACCCTGAGCTGTACCCCAAGGCGATCTGGGCGGACTGGCTGTGCGGGGATCACAAGCCGCTCCACCGGCGGCGTCTGCTGGGCGAGTTCGCGGCCGGGATTGCCACGGACGGCACCGTGGTGGAGAAGTGCTTCCTGTGCTCGGTGAAGGTCCTGGGCGAGGGGGTTGATACCAAAAACTGTGACTCCGTGTACTGGGCCGACGTGCGCGGCTCCATGCCCGACCTCGTCCAAGCCGTCGGCCGCGCGCTGCGCATGCAGCCCGGTGAGGGCAAGGTCGCCTCGCTCGTCGTGCCCGTCCTGCTCGGGCCGGGCGAGACGGCAGACAACATGCTCACGAGCAGGGCGTTCGGCGGGCTGGCCAAGCTGCTGGAGGCACTCAGGGCGCACGACGCCCGGGTAGTGGAGCAGCTCGCCGAGCAGCAGGCCCCGAGCGCCTACAAGCCCGCCTCGAAAGCCGAGCAAGACCAGGAAAGCCTGGGCGAGGGGAACGGGTCCGGCGGGCCGTCGGCGGCCGCGCGGAAGCTGCTGAAGTTCTCCACCCCGCGCGACCCGGGGCAGCTGGCCGCGTTCATCAACCTGCGGGTCCTGAACCCCGAGCACGAACACTGGCGGCGCGGCGTGGAGGCGGCCGTCATCTACGCCCGCACCCGCGGCGACCTCAAGGCGCCCTTCACCTACCGGGTGCCCGGCGGGAAGGACCAGGCGGTGGAGTCCGAGGGGTGGCCGGCCTCGCTCGCCGGATTCCCGCTGGGGCAGTGGATCGCCGACAACCGGCGTTTCTACGCCCGCGGTGACATGGACGAGGACCGCGTCGCCCAGCTGGAGAAGCTGGGCATGGTCTGGTCGCACTTCGACGTCGCGTGGGAGGAAGGTCTCGCGGCGGCACGCGGGTGGGCCAAGGAGCACGGGCACCTGCTGGCGCCGCTGGACGCCACCTTCCAGGGCTACCGGGTGGGGATCTGGCTGAAGAACGCGCGGGCCGCCGCCCGCAAGGCGCAGGAGGTCGAGCAGCGGCGTGCCGAGGGCCTGCCCGCGGGGTCGTCGGCCGGCGCGCTGTCGGACGAGCGGCGCGAGCAGCTCGAGGACATCGACCCGTCGTGGTGCCCGAGCTGGCCGGTGACGTGGCAGCGGGCCTTCCACCTCGTCCGGCTCCACCTGGAGGCCGGCCGCCCGCTGCCCACGTCGCCGGGCGACGTCGTGCACCAGGGCGAGGACCTCGGGCGGTGGGTGCGCTCGGTCCGGCTCGGCTGGGACAACCTCACCACCGTCCAGCAGTGGATGTGCGAGCACATCCTCGGGATCGAGCCCGCAGCCGAGGACGAGAAGCCGAAGCCGCGCCGCACTCAGGCCGACAAATGGGCGATCAACTACGAGGCCGCCCGGCAGTACTACGAGCGTGAGGGGCACCTTCAGGTCCCCAGGAAGCACATCGAACGGATCGTCGGCGAGGACCAGGAGGCGCGGGAGCTGAAGCTGGGTGCCTGGATCGGCAATCAGCGGAGCAGGGCCGCGACGCTGACGCCGGAGCGGATGGAGCAGCTGTCCGCGATCGGGATGCGGTGGTCGTAG
- a CDS encoding transposase, giving the protein MTSSKSAGSDPAPRPKRRTFSPEYKLRIVAEYDAAPQNEKGAVLRRERLYHSHVKEWRAARDAGALEKLVDQRTGPARPKKSAAEAENEKLRRQVERLEKELARNKAALEVMGKASALLEMISEGAD; this is encoded by the coding sequence ATGACCAGCAGCAAGTCCGCCGGATCCGACCCGGCTCCCCGGCCGAAGCGCCGCACTTTCAGCCCGGAGTACAAGCTGCGGATCGTGGCCGAGTACGACGCCGCCCCGCAGAACGAGAAGGGCGCGGTCCTGCGCCGCGAGCGGCTGTACCACTCGCATGTGAAGGAGTGGCGGGCCGCGCGGGATGCCGGGGCTCTGGAGAAGCTGGTCGACCAGCGTACCGGCCCGGCGAGGCCGAAGAAGTCTGCTGCCGAGGCGGAGAACGAGAAACTGCGCCGCCAGGTGGAGCGTCTGGAGAAGGAACTGGCGCGGAACAAGGCCGCGCTGGAGGTTATGGGAAAAGCTTCCGCGCTCTTGGAAATGATCTCCGAGGGCGCGGACTGA
- a CDS encoding HIRAN domain-containing protein, translating to MNLPVKTVLVHSTWRNQEQIDVREFWNAAGRAGRAFQETEGHVVLIAKDAADARKLQRRYLDKGNIEPVLSTIGALYHRLAIPRLGARPASGQNLTDIELPDPEEEELTDWAQALDLQLLTMLAEEVVDTPDQQLLEDAAHDLLTHTLGGHQIGAQEWSLKPLARFTARRIAALARQLPDPAARAAILRTGLSLQGGLDAIIAAEQLANTLTEHPGLFASATWPALRDIVLTAATKIQELRRSATAKDRPIGAVVPLAGDWIAGWTLQEIHSHYELLLDAKDITVTSDYIDKVIVQDLAWAVSSILQILEIRHGITPEGSLAALPAMLKYGVDTAPACYAASLGIHQRSEAIDLAARCPVPEPSFSDFTGWLGNLTTDEITAITTPSTASLLIRSAERRSPRTVQKTILSGRGTFTTPLRGVRHTYSDGYLAGLPAGTVLDLVRDYDNPTDPNAIRVEHNGLPLGWIAKGTARPLALALDDRPAPLVTALLHTDTRSLADTAGTDQLAGYDQVDLTITISPGA from the coding sequence ATGAACCTGCCGGTCAAGACTGTGCTGGTGCACAGCACCTGGCGGAACCAAGAGCAGATCGACGTCCGCGAGTTCTGGAACGCAGCCGGGCGCGCCGGCCGAGCCTTCCAGGAGACCGAGGGCCACGTCGTCCTCATCGCCAAGGACGCCGCGGACGCCCGAAAGCTTCAGCGCCGCTACCTCGACAAGGGCAACATCGAACCGGTCCTGTCCACCATCGGCGCGCTCTACCACCGCCTTGCCATCCCGAGACTGGGCGCCCGCCCCGCCTCGGGACAGAACCTGACGGACATCGAACTGCCCGACCCAGAAGAGGAAGAGCTGACCGACTGGGCGCAGGCGCTCGATCTCCAGCTCCTGACGATGCTCGCCGAAGAAGTCGTCGACACCCCCGACCAGCAGCTGCTGGAGGACGCGGCACACGACCTGCTCACTCACACCCTGGGCGGCCACCAGATTGGCGCCCAGGAGTGGTCCCTCAAGCCGCTCGCCCGGTTCACCGCCCGCCGCATCGCCGCTCTCGCCCGACAGCTCCCCGACCCGGCCGCCCGCGCGGCGATCCTGCGCACAGGACTGAGCCTACAAGGCGGCCTCGACGCGATCATCGCCGCCGAGCAGCTCGCGAACACCCTCACCGAGCACCCCGGGCTCTTTGCCTCCGCGACATGGCCGGCACTGCGCGACATCGTCCTGACCGCTGCCACCAAGATTCAGGAACTCCGCCGGAGCGCCACTGCCAAGGACCGGCCGATCGGGGCGGTCGTCCCTCTCGCTGGGGACTGGATTGCCGGCTGGACGCTCCAGGAGATCCACAGCCACTACGAGCTGCTCCTTGACGCCAAGGACATCACCGTCACCTCGGACTACATCGACAAGGTGATCGTCCAAGACCTGGCCTGGGCCGTCTCCTCGATCCTGCAGATCCTGGAGATCCGCCACGGCATCACACCCGAAGGCTCACTCGCCGCCCTGCCGGCCATGCTCAAGTACGGTGTTGACACCGCCCCTGCCTGCTACGCCGCCAGCCTGGGCATCCACCAGCGCAGCGAGGCAATCGACCTGGCCGCACGCTGCCCTGTCCCCGAGCCGTCCTTCTCTGATTTCACCGGCTGGCTCGGCAACCTCACCACCGACGAGATCACCGCCATCACCACCCCCAGCACCGCGTCCCTGCTCATCCGCAGTGCCGAGCGGCGCAGCCCCCGCACCGTCCAGAAGACCATCCTCAGCGGCCGCGGAACATTCACCACCCCCCTACGCGGCGTCCGGCACACCTACAGTGATGGGTACCTCGCCGGCCTGCCCGCGGGAACCGTCCTCGACCTCGTTCGCGATTACGACAACCCGACTGACCCAAACGCCATCCGGGTCGAGCACAACGGCCTCCCTCTCGGCTGGATCGCCAAGGGCACCGCCCGGCCGCTCGCGCTGGCCCTCGACGACCGGCCCGCCCCCTTGGTCACGGCCCTCCTGCACACCGACACCCGGTCCCTCGCTGACACCGCAGGCACCGACCAGCTGGCTGGCTACGATCAGGTCGATCTCACCATCACCATCAGTCCCGGGGCATAG